A window of the Pontibacillus yanchengensis genome harbors these coding sequences:
- a CDS encoding 2Fe-2S iron-sulfur cluster-binding protein produces MNNEQTIQVKQYEELYSIQAVKGQSLLASAFEQEVPLDFKCQKGNCTRCRVELLDGDDIVNNPTPKEHEKLEEELEQGYRLACQTVPLK; encoded by the coding sequence ATGAATAATGAACAAACCATTCAAGTAAAACAATACGAAGAATTGTACTCGATTCAAGCTGTAAAAGGCCAATCCCTGTTAGCTTCTGCATTTGAGCAAGAGGTTCCGTTGGATTTCAAGTGTCAAAAAGGGAATTGTACTCGTTGTAGAGTAGAACTACTTGACGGTGACGATATCGTAAACAATCCTACTCCTAAAGAACATGAAAAATTGGAAGAGGAATTGGAACAAGGATATAGACTTGCTTGTCAGACGGTTCCATTAAAATAA
- a CDS encoding homocysteine S-methyltransferase family protein codes for MKRTLEQRLQEGPVVCGEGYLFELERRGYLQAGSFVPEVALENPQALKQTYRDYMNAGSDVVLAFTYNAHREKMRIIGKEDLLEPLNREAIRLAKEVAKEHPTEEALVAGNVSNTNLFDPEDPESKEKVRNMFAEMLTWCKEEGVDFVNGETFYYYEEAQIALEEILKHDLPAVITLGVMGENKMRDGYEVDEACQKLQENGALVVGMNCFRGPATMQPFVDKIRETVDGFVAALPVPYRTTEEHPTFFNLPDGGCSCHLPTETTFPTSLDPLYCNRYEIANWAKEAYDAGVNYFGLCCGASPTMLREVAETVGREAINSKYSPNMEKHFLFGSDDTLKSHNTHYRTRA; via the coding sequence ATGAAACGTACACTTGAGCAACGTTTACAAGAAGGTCCCGTAGTATGCGGAGAAGGTTATTTATTTGAGCTGGAAAGAAGAGGTTATTTACAAGCAGGTTCTTTCGTTCCTGAGGTAGCATTAGAAAATCCTCAAGCATTGAAACAAACGTATCGTGACTACATGAATGCAGGATCTGATGTAGTATTAGCATTCACCTATAATGCTCATAGAGAAAAAATGCGTATTATTGGAAAAGAAGATTTACTAGAACCACTAAATCGAGAAGCTATACGTCTTGCTAAAGAAGTTGCAAAGGAACATCCAACGGAAGAAGCTCTTGTAGCTGGGAACGTTTCCAACACAAATTTATTTGACCCTGAGGACCCAGAATCTAAAGAAAAAGTTCGTAACATGTTCGCTGAAATGCTTACTTGGTGTAAAGAAGAAGGCGTAGACTTTGTGAATGGTGAAACATTTTATTACTACGAAGAAGCCCAAATTGCTTTAGAAGAAATTCTGAAACACGACTTACCTGCTGTAATTACCCTTGGAGTAATGGGTGAAAATAAGATGAGAGATGGATATGAAGTGGATGAAGCTTGTCAGAAGCTTCAAGAAAACGGAGCTCTTGTTGTAGGGATGAACTGCTTTAGAGGCCCAGCTACAATGCAACCTTTTGTAGATAAAATTAGAGAAACTGTCGATGGTTTTGTAGCGGCTTTACCAGTGCCTTATCGCACAACGGAAGAACATCCAACATTCTTCAATTTACCTGACGGTGGTTGTTCTTGTCATTTACCAACGGAAACTACATTCCCTACGTCACTTGATCCGTTGTACTGTAACCGTTATGAAATCGCAAACTGGGCGAAAGAAGCCTATGATGCTGGAGTAAATTATTTTGGTTTATGTTGTGGAGCTTCACCTACTATGCTTCGGGAAGTTGCAGAAACAGTCGGTCGTGAAGCTATTAATTCCAAATACTCTCCAAACATGGAGAAACATTTCTTATTTGGATCAGATGACACATTAAAATCTCATAATACTCACTATCGTACAAGAGCTTAA